A genome region from Panicum virgatum strain AP13 chromosome 4K, P.virgatum_v5, whole genome shotgun sequence includes the following:
- the LOC120704440 gene encoding arogenate dehydrogenase 2, chloroplastic-like translates to MLSSSTSTLRLHQPTRPHRRHPPAPAAGGTTHLGPSRRWRGPPPAAPPLRARPQRIRAVDAAQPFDYESRAAGLLEERQHLKIAIVGFGNFGQFLARTFARQGHTLLAHSRTDHSALAATLGASFFTDPHDLCECHPDVVLLATSILSAETVLRSLPVHRLRRNTLFVDVLSVKEFPKNLLLSSLPPDFDVICTHPMFGPESARDGWDGLPFVFDKVRVGDCPARRARAEAFLNIFEREGCQMVEMSCAEHDAHAAETQFLTHTVGRMLAMLELRSTPINTKGYETLLRLVDNTCSDSFDLYNGLFMYNKNSTELLNRLEWAMDSVKKKLFDGLHDVLRKQLFEGSAQVPSTSNVRK, encoded by the coding sequence ATGCTGtcgtcttccacctccacccTCCGCCTCCACCAACCAACCCgtccccaccgccgccacccgccggcgccggccgcgggaGGCACCACCCACCTCGGCCCCTCCCGCCGGTGGCGCGGGCCTCcccccgcggcgccgccgctccgcgcgcggCCCCAGCGCATCCGGGCGGTGGACGCCGCCCAGCCGTTCGACTACGAGTCCCGCGCGGCGGGGCTGCTGGAGGAGCGGCAGCACCTCAAGATCGCCATCGTCGGGTTCGGCAACTTCGGCCAGTTCCTGGCGCGCACCTTCGCGCGCCAGGGCCACACGCTGCTCGCCCACTCGCGGACCGACCACTCGGCGCTCGCCGCCACGCTCGGCGCCTCCTTCTTCACCGACCCGCACGACCTCTGCGAGTGCCACCCGGACGTGGTGCTCCTTGCCACCTCCATCCTCTCCGCTGAGACCGTCCTCCGGTCGCTCCCcgtccaccgcctccgccgcaacACCCTCTTCGTCGACGTGCTCTCCGTCAAGGAGTTCCCCAAGAACCTCCTCCTCAGCTCCCTCCCGCCGGACTTCGACGTCATCTGCACCCACCCCATGTTCGGCCCGGAGTCCGCGCGCGACGGCTGGGACGGCCTCCCCTTCGTCTTCGACAAGGTCCGCGTCGGCGActgccccgcgcgccgcgcccgcgccgaggCCTTCCTCAACATCTTCGAGCGCGAGGGCTGCCAGATGGTCGAGATGTCCTGCGCCGAGCACGACGCGCACGCCGCCGAGACCCAGTTCCTCACCCACACCGTCGGCAGGATGCTCGCCATGCTCGAGCTCCGCTCCACGCCCATCAACACCAAGGGCTACGAGACGCTGCTCCGCCTGGTGGACAACACCTGCAGCGACAGCTTCGACCTCTACAATGGCCTCTTCATGTACAACAAGAACTCCACCGAGCTGCTCAACCGCCTCGAATGGGCCATGGACTCCGTCAAGAAGAAGCTCTTCGACGGCCTCCACGACGTGCTCCGGAAGCAGCTCTTCGAGGGCTCGGCGCAGGTTCCCAGCACCTCCAACGTCCGCAAGTAA
- the LOC120704433 gene encoding uncharacterized zinc finger CCHC domain-containing protein At4g19190-like isoform X1, with protein MEEEVTGSGGGMGRKMAAGEVELKEKSGTAWSHSYLNQKPWHPLSYPNQRRKWIAEQVHANRARRQEEVQREFAQEQEFFRQTALFSKKDKEKMEVMKAVSFMYVRPPGYNAESAKAAEVEDEKKSDPGDMAQGAAAASTSSMPEKGPEKTQAGADKKNRPKDVFGRPLPTEQEFEVLKNAPRLETGAPVRIKPFGVEVRNVRCLRCGNYGHQSGDRECPLKDVIMPNEESRLKRDDPLTTIMAQTDSSEPLKWELKQKPGMSPPRGGFDPDDPNQQIVAEDIFDEYGGFLGNCDIPALISNFTGSKSKKRSKKKSKHKQVESAILKESNRHESEYHLSSDSEDEKRNNTLRSKRRKKYCSDSSHSDSEVDARKGKHKSKHKHKKKHRSESSSDSEVEVREDTRRHLKREHRKERREESPSSFSKDKGDAESRRRSREKRHYSCSSSSESERHSLRHKEKQYYSDSSSGRRHRHSRRLREKKYDSEASSPDANRQPRSMEKQCHTDLSPHHTDRHSQRSSGKRDYTKSSRYESSRHSRRSQEKRRHSDSSASDYSDSDRHNQHRYHPRGK; from the exons atggaggaggaggtgacgggGAGCGGCGGGGGGATGGGGCGGAAGATGGCTGCGGGGGAGGTGGAGCTGAAGGAGAAGTCGGGGACGGCGTGGAGCCACTCGTACCTGAACCAGAAGCCGTGGCACCCGCTCTCGTACCCGAACCAGCGCCGCAAGTGGATCGCCGAGCAGGTCCACGCCaaccgcgcgcgccgccaggAGGAGGTGCAGCGGGAGTTCGCGCAGGAGCAGGAGTTCTTCCGGCAGACCGCGCTCTTTTCCAAGAAGGACAAGGAGAAG ATGGAGGTAATGAAAGCTGTGAGTTTTATGTACGTGCGCCCACCTGGCTACAATGCAGAGAGTGCAAAAGCTGCTGAAGTTGAAGATGAGAAGAAGTCAGATCCAGGTGACATGGCTCaaggtgcagcagcagcaagtacCTCTTCAAT GCCTGAAAAGGGACCTGAAAAGACTCAAGCAGGTGCAGATAAGAAAAATAGAccaaaagatgtttttggtcgGCCATTGCCAACAGAACAAGAATTCGAGGTTCTAAAAAATGCTCCAAG GTTAGAAACAGGTGCTCCTGTAAGAATTAAGCCATTTGGTGTTGAAGTTCGTAATGTTAGATGTTTAAGGTGTGGGAACTATGGTCACCAAAGTGGTGACCGGGAATGTCCGTTGAAGGATGTGATCATGCCTAACGAGGAGAGTCGATTGAAAAGGGATGATCCACTTACAACTATTATGGCACAGACTGATTCGAGTGAG CCTTTGAAATGGGAACTTAAGCAAAAGCCTGGCATGAGCCCTCCTCGTGGTGGATTCGACCCAGATGATCCTAATCAGCAGATTGTGGCAGAAGACATCTTTGATGAATATGGAG GTTTTCTGGGAAACTGTGATATTCCAGCTCTCATTTCCAACTTTACTGGTAGCAAATCCAAGAAACGTTCCAAGAAGAAAAGCAAGCATAAGCAGGTTGAATCTGCTATTCTTAAGGAATCCAATAGACATGAAAGCGAATATCATTTATCATCGGACTCTGAAGATGAGAAGAGAAACAATACATTAAGaagcaaaagaaggaaaaaatattGTTCTGATTCATCCCATTCTGATTCTGAGGTGGATGCTAGAAAAGGCAAGCATAAGTCAAAGCATAAGCATAAGAAAAAACACCGGTCAGAGTCTTCTTCTGATTCAGAAGTTGAGGTTCGTGAAGATACAAGGAGGCATCTGAAGAGGGAACACAGgaaggagagaagagaggagtcACCATCGTCCTTCTCTAAGGATAAAGGAGACGCCGAAAGCAGGAGGCGTTCAAGGGAGAAGCGCCACTACAGTTGCTCGAGTTCTTCTGAGAGTGAGAGGCATTCTCTACGACACAAGGAAAAACAATATTACAGTGACTCGAGTTCTGGTCGGCGCCATCGACACTCAAGGAGATTGAGGGAAAAGAAATATGACAGTGAGGCGAGTTCTCCTGATGCCAACAGGCAGCCGAGATCAATGGAGAAGCAGTGCCATACTGATTTGAGCCCGCATCATACTGACAGGCATTCACAGAGATCAAGTGGTAAGCGAGACTATACCAAGTCGAGCCGTTATGAAAGCAGTAGACATTCAAGGAGATCCCAGGAGAAAAGGCGCCACTCTGATTCTAGTGCGTCTGATTACTCAGACTCTGATCGGCACAACCAACACCGCTATCATCCTAGGGGAAAATGA
- the LOC120704433 gene encoding uncharacterized zinc finger CCHC domain-containing protein At4g19190-like isoform X2, giving the protein MEEEVTGSGGGMGRKMAAGEVELKEKSGTAWSHSYLNQKPWHPLSYPNQRRKWIAEQVHANRARRQEEVQREFAQEQEFFRQTALFSKKDKEKMEVMKAVSFMYVRPPGYNAESAKAAEVEDEKKSDPGDMAQGAAAASTSSMPEKTQAGADKKNRPKDVFGRPLPTEQEFEVLKNAPRLETGAPVRIKPFGVEVRNVRCLRCGNYGHQSGDRECPLKDVIMPNEESRLKRDDPLTTIMAQTDSSEPLKWELKQKPGMSPPRGGFDPDDPNQQIVAEDIFDEYGGFLGNCDIPALISNFTGSKSKKRSKKKSKHKQVESAILKESNRHESEYHLSSDSEDEKRNNTLRSKRRKKYCSDSSHSDSEVDARKGKHKSKHKHKKKHRSESSSDSEVEVREDTRRHLKREHRKERREESPSSFSKDKGDAESRRRSREKRHYSCSSSSESERHSLRHKEKQYYSDSSSGRRHRHSRRLREKKYDSEASSPDANRQPRSMEKQCHTDLSPHHTDRHSQRSSGKRDYTKSSRYESSRHSRRSQEKRRHSDSSASDYSDSDRHNQHRYHPRGK; this is encoded by the exons atggaggaggaggtgacgggGAGCGGCGGGGGGATGGGGCGGAAGATGGCTGCGGGGGAGGTGGAGCTGAAGGAGAAGTCGGGGACGGCGTGGAGCCACTCGTACCTGAACCAGAAGCCGTGGCACCCGCTCTCGTACCCGAACCAGCGCCGCAAGTGGATCGCCGAGCAGGTCCACGCCaaccgcgcgcgccgccaggAGGAGGTGCAGCGGGAGTTCGCGCAGGAGCAGGAGTTCTTCCGGCAGACCGCGCTCTTTTCCAAGAAGGACAAGGAGAAG ATGGAGGTAATGAAAGCTGTGAGTTTTATGTACGTGCGCCCACCTGGCTACAATGCAGAGAGTGCAAAAGCTGCTGAAGTTGAAGATGAGAAGAAGTCAGATCCAGGTGACATGGCTCaaggtgcagcagcagcaagtacCTCTTCAATG CCTGAAAAGACTCAAGCAGGTGCAGATAAGAAAAATAGAccaaaagatgtttttggtcgGCCATTGCCAACAGAACAAGAATTCGAGGTTCTAAAAAATGCTCCAAG GTTAGAAACAGGTGCTCCTGTAAGAATTAAGCCATTTGGTGTTGAAGTTCGTAATGTTAGATGTTTAAGGTGTGGGAACTATGGTCACCAAAGTGGTGACCGGGAATGTCCGTTGAAGGATGTGATCATGCCTAACGAGGAGAGTCGATTGAAAAGGGATGATCCACTTACAACTATTATGGCACAGACTGATTCGAGTGAG CCTTTGAAATGGGAACTTAAGCAAAAGCCTGGCATGAGCCCTCCTCGTGGTGGATTCGACCCAGATGATCCTAATCAGCAGATTGTGGCAGAAGACATCTTTGATGAATATGGAG GTTTTCTGGGAAACTGTGATATTCCAGCTCTCATTTCCAACTTTACTGGTAGCAAATCCAAGAAACGTTCCAAGAAGAAAAGCAAGCATAAGCAGGTTGAATCTGCTATTCTTAAGGAATCCAATAGACATGAAAGCGAATATCATTTATCATCGGACTCTGAAGATGAGAAGAGAAACAATACATTAAGaagcaaaagaaggaaaaaatattGTTCTGATTCATCCCATTCTGATTCTGAGGTGGATGCTAGAAAAGGCAAGCATAAGTCAAAGCATAAGCATAAGAAAAAACACCGGTCAGAGTCTTCTTCTGATTCAGAAGTTGAGGTTCGTGAAGATACAAGGAGGCATCTGAAGAGGGAACACAGgaaggagagaagagaggagtcACCATCGTCCTTCTCTAAGGATAAAGGAGACGCCGAAAGCAGGAGGCGTTCAAGGGAGAAGCGCCACTACAGTTGCTCGAGTTCTTCTGAGAGTGAGAGGCATTCTCTACGACACAAGGAAAAACAATATTACAGTGACTCGAGTTCTGGTCGGCGCCATCGACACTCAAGGAGATTGAGGGAAAAGAAATATGACAGTGAGGCGAGTTCTCCTGATGCCAACAGGCAGCCGAGATCAATGGAGAAGCAGTGCCATACTGATTTGAGCCCGCATCATACTGACAGGCATTCACAGAGATCAAGTGGTAAGCGAGACTATACCAAGTCGAGCCGTTATGAAAGCAGTAGACATTCAAGGAGATCCCAGGAGAAAAGGCGCCACTCTGATTCTAGTGCGTCTGATTACTCAGACTCTGATCGGCACAACCAACACCGCTATCATCCTAGGGGAAAATGA